The following proteins are encoded in a genomic region of Streptomyces sp. NBC_01723:
- a CDS encoding mannose-1-phosphate guanyltransferase, whose protein sequence is MKAVVMAGGEGTRLRPMTSSMPKPLLPVANRPIMEHVLRLLKRHGLNETVVTVQFLASLVKNYFGDGEELGMELTYANEEKPLGTAGSVKNAEEALKDDAFLVISGDALTDFDLTDLINFHKEKGALVTVCLTRVPNPLEFGITIVDEEGKVERFLEKPTWGQVFSDTVNTGIYVMEPEVFDYVDPDVPVDWSGDVFPQLMKEGKPVYGYVAEGYWEDVGTHESYVKAQADVLERKVDVDIDGFEMSPGVWVAEGAEVHPDAVLRGPLYIGDYAKVEAGAEIREHTVVGSNVVVKSGAFLHKAVVADNVYVGPQSNLRGCVVGRNTDIMRAARIEDGAVIGDECLVGEESIIQGNVRVYPFKTIEAGAFVNTSVIWESRGQAHLFGARGVSGILNVEITPELAVRLAGAYATTLKKGSTVTTARDHSRGARALKRAVISALQASAIDVRDLENVPLPVARQQTARGSAGGIMIRTTLGVPDSVDIMFFDGQGADLSQGSQRKLDRVFARQEYRRAFPGEIGDLHFPSSVFDSYTGSLLRNVDITGIADSGLKVVVDASNGSAGLVLPSLLGKLGVDSLTINPGLDESRPTETADVRRSGLVRLGEIVASSRAAFGVRFDPVGERLSLVDEKGRIIEDDRALLVLLDLIAAERRSGRVALPVTTTRIAEQVAAYHGTQVEWTTTSPDDLTRVGGEEGAIFGGDGKGGFIVPEFSSVYDGTAAFVRLIGLVARTQLTLSQIDARIPRAHVLKRDLATPWAVKGLVMRRVVEAAGDRSVDTTDGVRVVEADGRWVMVLPDPAEAVTHLWAEGPDDASAQALLDEWAAVVDSAGR, encoded by the coding sequence ATGAAGGCCGTCGTGATGGCTGGAGGCGAAGGCACCCGCCTTCGTCCCATGACCTCGAGCATGCCCAAGCCGCTCCTGCCGGTGGCCAACCGGCCGATCATGGAGCATGTGCTGCGGCTGTTGAAAAGGCATGGGCTCAACGAGACCGTCGTCACCGTTCAATTCCTGGCCTCCTTGGTCAAGAACTACTTCGGTGATGGCGAAGAGCTCGGGATGGAGCTCACGTATGCCAATGAGGAGAAGCCACTCGGTACCGCCGGAAGCGTCAAGAACGCCGAGGAGGCATTGAAGGACGATGCCTTCCTCGTCATTTCCGGCGATGCCCTGACCGACTTCGATCTCACCGACCTGATCAATTTCCACAAGGAAAAGGGCGCGCTCGTCACCGTGTGTCTGACACGCGTGCCCAACCCGCTGGAATTCGGCATCACCATCGTCGACGAAGAGGGCAAGGTCGAGCGCTTCCTGGAGAAGCCGACCTGGGGCCAGGTCTTCTCGGACACGGTGAACACCGGTATCTACGTCATGGAGCCCGAGGTCTTCGACTACGTCGACCCCGATGTGCCCGTGGACTGGTCCGGCGACGTCTTCCCGCAGCTGATGAAGGAAGGCAAGCCCGTCTACGGCTACGTCGCCGAGGGCTACTGGGAGGACGTCGGCACCCACGAGAGCTACGTCAAGGCCCAGGCCGACGTTCTGGAACGCAAGGTCGACGTTGACATCGACGGCTTCGAGATGTCTCCGGGCGTCTGGGTGGCCGAAGGCGCCGAGGTGCATCCGGACGCCGTGCTGCGGGGGCCGCTGTACATCGGTGACTACGCGAAGGTCGAGGCCGGCGCCGAGATCCGCGAACACACGGTCGTCGGCTCCAACGTCGTCGTCAAGAGCGGCGCCTTTCTCCACAAGGCCGTGGTGGCCGACAACGTGTACGTCGGCCCGCAGAGCAATCTGCGGGGCTGCGTGGTCGGCAGGAACACCGACATCATGCGTGCCGCGCGGATCGAGGACGGCGCGGTCATCGGCGACGAATGCCTGGTCGGCGAAGAATCGATCATCCAGGGCAACGTGCGGGTCTACCCGTTCAAGACCATCGAGGCCGGAGCCTTCGTCAACACCTCGGTCATCTGGGAGTCCCGGGGCCAGGCGCATCTGTTCGGGGCGCGGGGCGTGTCCGGCATCCTGAACGTGGAGATCACGCCGGAACTGGCGGTACGGCTGGCCGGCGCCTATGCGACCACCCTGAAGAAGGGCTCCACCGTCACCACGGCCCGTGACCACTCCCGTGGTGCCCGTGCGCTGAAGCGGGCGGTGATCTCCGCGTTGCAGGCCAGCGCCATCGACGTACGCGACCTGGAGAACGTACCGCTGCCCGTGGCGCGGCAGCAGACCGCGCGGGGCAGTGCCGGCGGGATCATGATCCGGACCACCCTCGGGGTGCCGGACTCCGTCGACATCATGTTCTTCGACGGGCAGGGCGCCGACCTGTCGCAGGGCAGCCAGCGGAAGCTCGACCGGGTGTTCGCGCGGCAGGAGTACCGGCGCGCGTTCCCCGGCGAGATCGGGGACCTGCACTTCCCGTCCAGCGTGTTCGACTCGTACACCGGATCACTGCTGCGGAACGTCGACATCACGGGGATCGCGGACTCCGGCCTCAAGGTGGTCGTCGACGCCTCCAACGGCAGTGCCGGGCTGGTGCTGCCCAGTCTGCTCGGCAAGCTCGGTGTCGACTCGCTGACCATCAACCCCGGACTCGACGAGTCCAGGCCGACCGAGACCGCCGACGTGCGGCGGTCGGGGCTGGTGCGGCTCGGGGAGATCGTGGCGTCCTCCCGGGCGGCCTTCGGGGTGCGGTTCGACCCGGTCGGCGAGCGGCTGTCGCTGGTCGACGAGAAGGGCCGCATCATCGAGGACGACCGGGCGCTGCTGGTGCTGCTCGACCTGATCGCGGCCGAGAGGCGCAGCGGGCGGGTCGCCCTGCCCGTGACGACCACCAGGATCGCCGAGCAGGTCGCCGCGTACCACGGCACCCAGGTGGAGTGGACGACCACCTCGCCGGACGACCTGACACGGGTCGGCGGTGAGGAAGGGGCCATCTTCGGCGGCGACGGCAAGGGCGGCTTCATCGTCCCCGAGTTCAGCAGTGTCTACGACGGCACGGCGGCGTTCGTGCGGTTGATCGGGCTCGTCGCGCGGACGCAGCTCACGCTGAGCCAGATCGATGCGCGGATCCCGCGGGCGCACGTCCTCAAGCGTGACCTGGCGACTCCGTGGGCCGTCAAGGGCCTCGTGATGCGGCGCGTCGTCGAGGCCGCAGGGGACCGCTCGGTCGACACGACCGACGGTGTGCGCGTGGTGGAGGCCGACGGACGCTGGGTGATGGTGCTCCCCGACCCGGCCGAGGCGGTGACCCATCTGTGGGCCGAGGGTCCGGACGACGCCTCCGCGCAGGCGCTGCTGGACGAGTGGGCCGCGGTGGTGGACAGCGCCGGCCGCTAG
- a CDS encoding DUF881 domain-containing protein, giving the protein MSLLTNVMDHSLDDGYAEAAERKKAEGGGGMPKTLRAKLGLAAGLVLAALVVTVGAAQARVAAPVVAKEREELIDRIEGETSAADKLETSVDELRDEVGARQREALDKSGAGDRADLVGILSGAVEVHGPGVKLVVNDAKDVGTGGDGQPRGTSGFSDTGRVRDRDMQRVVNGLWESGAEAISINGQRLTALSAIRAAGDAILVDNRPLVPPYTVLAVGGGERLSSTFQDSADGLYLHALQENYGIRTAISVAKDLRLPAAPSVIVRTAQPITEKGTS; this is encoded by the coding sequence ATGTCCTTGCTCACCAACGTCATGGACCACAGCCTCGACGACGGCTACGCCGAGGCGGCCGAGCGGAAGAAGGCCGAGGGCGGCGGCGGTATGCCGAAGACCCTGCGGGCCAAGCTCGGACTGGCCGCCGGCCTGGTGCTGGCGGCCCTGGTCGTCACGGTCGGCGCGGCTCAGGCACGGGTGGCCGCTCCCGTGGTCGCCAAGGAGCGCGAGGAGCTGATCGACCGCATAGAGGGGGAGACCTCGGCGGCCGACAAGCTGGAGACGAGCGTCGACGAGCTGCGGGACGAGGTGGGCGCGCGGCAGCGCGAGGCGCTGGACAAGAGCGGCGCCGGCGACCGGGCCGACCTGGTGGGCATCCTGTCGGGCGCGGTCGAGGTGCACGGCCCGGGCGTGAAGCTCGTGGTGAACGACGCCAAGGACGTGGGCACGGGCGGCGACGGGCAGCCGCGCGGCACCTCCGGGTTCTCCGACACCGGCCGGGTCCGGGACCGGGACATGCAGCGCGTGGTCAACGGGCTGTGGGAGTCGGGCGCCGAGGCGATCTCCATCAACGGTCAGCGTCTGACGGCACTGTCGGCGATCAGGGCCGCCGGTGACGCGATACTGGTCGACAACAGGCCGCTGGTGCCGCCGTACACGGTGCTGGCGGTGGGCGGCGGCGAGCGGCTGAGCAGCACCTTCCAGGACAGCGCCGACGGGTTGTACCTGCACGCCCTTCAGGAGAACTACGGCATCCGGACGGCCATCTCCGTGGCGAAGGACCTTCGGCTGCCCGCCGCACCGAGTGTGATCGTACGTACAGCACAGCCGATAACCGAGAAGGGCACATCGTGA
- a CDS encoding CDP-alcohol phosphatidyltransferase family protein, whose product MEVQETRVQTDRVLTIPNILSMARLAGVPLFLWLILRPEFGGPQSDGWALLVLALSGVSDYLDGKLARRWNQISSLGRLLDPAADRLYILSTLVGLTWREILPLWLTLVLLAREAVLLVMVGILRRHGYPPPQVNFLGKAATFNLMYAFPLLLLSDGSGWIASLAAVFGWAFAGWGTTLYWWAGVLYVVQVRRLVRADATAD is encoded by the coding sequence GTGGAGGTCCAGGAGACCCGCGTGCAGACCGACCGGGTCCTCACCATCCCGAACATCCTGAGCATGGCGCGCCTCGCCGGCGTGCCGCTCTTCCTGTGGCTCATCCTCCGCCCCGAGTTCGGCGGCCCGCAGAGCGACGGATGGGCGCTGTTGGTGCTGGCTCTGAGCGGGGTCAGTGACTACCTGGACGGGAAGCTCGCGCGGCGCTGGAACCAGATCAGCAGCCTCGGGCGGCTCCTGGACCCCGCGGCGGACCGGCTCTACATCCTGTCGACGCTGGTGGGCCTCACCTGGCGGGAGATCCTCCCACTCTGGTTGACACTTGTACTTCTTGCCCGCGAGGCGGTCCTGCTCGTGATGGTGGGCATCCTCCGTCGGCACGGCTATCCGCCGCCACAGGTGAACTTCCTGGGCAAGGCGGCCACCTTCAACCTCATGTACGCCTTCCCCCTGCTGCTGCTCAGCGACGGCAGCGGGTGGATCGCGTCACTCGCCGCTGTTTTCGGATGGGCGTTCGCCGGATGGGGTACAACCCTGTACTGGTGGGCAGGTGTTCTCTACGTGGTGCAGGTCCGCCGCCTGGTCCGTGCGGACGCCACTGCCGATTGA
- the ptsP gene encoding phosphoenolpyruvate--protein phosphotransferase translates to METTLRGVGVSHGVAIGEVRHMGTAVLEPPAKQIPAEDAEREQGRARKAVEAVAADLMARGNLAGGEAQAVLEAQAMMAQDPELMADVERRITVGSTAERAVYDAFAAYRALLAGAGEYLAGRVADLDDVRNRIVARLLGVPMPGVPDSDEPYVLIARDLAPADTALLDPTLVLGFVTEEGGPTSHSAILARALGVPAVVALPGAGEIPEGTVVAVDGSTGQIFVNPDAEKKERLASEAAERKAALAAATGPGATSDGHKVPLLANIGGPADVPAAVEAGAEGVGLFRTEFLFLDDSKNAPTEEKQVSAYRQVLEAFPEGRVVVRVLDAGADKPLDFLTPGDEPNPALGVRGLRTLLDHPDVLRTQLTALAKAAEGLPVYLEVMAPMVADRADAKAFADACREAGLRAKFGAMVEIPSAALRARSVLQEVEFLSLGTNDLAQYTFAADRQVGAVSRLQDPWQPALLDLVALSAEAAKAEGKSCGVCGEAAADPLLACVLTGLGVTSLSMGAASLPYVRATLAKFTLAQCERAAAAARAAESAEEARNAAQAVLSGE, encoded by the coding sequence ATGGAGACAACGCTGCGAGGCGTCGGGGTGAGCCACGGTGTGGCGATCGGCGAGGTCCGGCACATGGGAACGGCGGTGCTGGAGCCGCCGGCCAAGCAGATTCCGGCCGAGGACGCCGAGCGCGAGCAGGGTCGTGCCCGCAAGGCCGTGGAAGCTGTGGCCGCCGATTTGATGGCGCGCGGCAACCTGGCCGGGGGCGAGGCCCAGGCGGTCCTCGAGGCGCAGGCCATGATGGCCCAGGACCCCGAGCTGATGGCGGACGTGGAGCGGCGGATCACCGTCGGCAGCACGGCCGAGCGGGCGGTCTACGACGCCTTCGCCGCGTATCGCGCTCTGCTGGCCGGTGCCGGTGAGTACCTGGCCGGCCGGGTGGCCGACCTCGACGACGTGCGGAATCGTATCGTCGCGCGGCTGCTCGGGGTGCCGATGCCGGGTGTCCCGGACAGCGACGAGCCGTACGTCCTCATCGCGCGGGACCTCGCGCCGGCCGACACCGCGCTGCTGGACCCGACGCTGGTCCTCGGCTTCGTCACCGAGGAGGGCGGGCCCACCAGTCACAGCGCGATCCTCGCGCGGGCGCTCGGTGTGCCGGCCGTGGTCGCGCTTCCTGGCGCGGGCGAGATTCCCGAGGGCACGGTCGTGGCCGTCGACGGGAGCACCGGGCAGATCTTCGTGAACCCCGACGCAGAGAAGAAGGAGCGGCTGGCGTCGGAGGCGGCCGAGCGCAAGGCGGCGCTGGCCGCCGCGACCGGCCCGGGTGCGACGTCGGACGGGCACAAGGTGCCGCTGCTCGCGAACATCGGTGGTCCCGCCGACGTACCGGCGGCGGTGGAGGCCGGGGCGGAGGGCGTCGGTCTCTTCCGTACCGAGTTCCTCTTCCTCGACGACAGCAAGAACGCGCCGACGGAGGAGAAGCAGGTCTCCGCCTACCGGCAGGTGCTGGAGGCGTTCCCCGAGGGCCGGGTCGTCGTGCGGGTGCTGGACGCCGGCGCGGACAAGCCGCTGGACTTCCTGACCCCGGGCGACGAACCGAACCCGGCGCTGGGTGTGCGGGGTCTGCGGACGCTGCTGGACCACCCGGACGTGCTGCGGACGCAGCTGACGGCGCTGGCGAAGGCCGCGGAGGGTCTGCCGGTCTACCTCGAGGTCATGGCGCCGATGGTGGCGGACCGGGCCGACGCCAAGGCGTTCGCGGACGCCTGCCGCGAGGCCGGGCTGCGGGCGAAGTTCGGCGCGATGGTGGAGATCCCGTCGGCCGCGCTGCGTGCGCGCTCGGTCCTCCAGGAGGTCGAGTTCCTGTCGCTGGGCACCAACGACCTCGCGCAGTACACCTTCGCCGCCGACCGTCAGGTGGGTGCGGTGTCCCGGCTGCAGGACCCGTGGCAGCCTGCGCTGCTCGACCTGGTCGCGCTGTCCGCCGAGGCGGCGAAGGCCGAGGGCAAGAGCTGCGGCGTGTGCGGTGAGGCCGCGGCGGATCCGCTGCTGGCGTGTGTGCTGACGGGTCTGGGTGTCACCTCCCTCTCCATGGGTGCGGCGTCGCTGCCGTACGTGCGGGCGACGCTGGCGAAGTTCACGCTGGCGCAGTGCGAGCGGGCCGCCGCGGCCGCCCGGGCGGCGGAGAGCGCCGAGGAGGCGCGCAACGCGGCTCAGGCGGTGCTGTCCGGCGAGTAG
- a CDS encoding small basic family protein, whose translation MIAVLGLVVGVVAGLLVRPEVPAAVEPYLPIAVVAALDAVFGGLRAMLDGIFDDKVFVVSFLSNVVVAALIVFLGDKLGVGAQLSTGVVVVLGIRIFSNAAAIRRHVFRA comes from the coding sequence GTGATCGCCGTACTGGGCCTCGTCGTGGGAGTCGTGGCCGGACTGTTGGTCCGGCCCGAGGTGCCGGCGGCCGTGGAGCCTTACCTGCCGATCGCCGTCGTGGCGGCGCTGGACGCCGTCTTCGGTGGTCTGCGGGCCATGCTCGACGGCATCTTCGACGACAAGGTCTTCGTGGTGTCCTTCCTGTCGAACGTGGTCGTGGCCGCGCTGATCGTGTTCCTGGGCGACAAGCTGGGCGTCGGTGCCCAGCTGTCCACCGGTGTCGTGGTCGTTCTCGGCATCCGGATCTTCTCCAACGCCGCGGCGATCCGACGCCACGTCTTCCGGGCGTGA
- a CDS encoding PTS sugar transporter subunit IIA: protein MTTVSSPLAGRAIGLAAVPDPVFSGAMVGPGTAIDPVREPSEAVSPVGGVIVSLHPHAFVVVDDSGHGVLTHLGIDTVQLNGEGFELLVNKGDTVVRGQGVVRWDPAGVEAAGKSPICPIVALEATAEALAELREDGDVKAGESLFLWK, encoded by the coding sequence ATGACCACCGTCTCGTCCCCGCTCGCCGGACGCGCCATCGGCCTGGCCGCTGTGCCCGATCCCGTCTTCTCCGGGGCCATGGTCGGCCCGGGCACCGCCATCGACCCCGTGCGCGAACCCTCCGAGGCGGTCTCCCCCGTCGGCGGCGTGATCGTCTCCCTGCACCCGCACGCCTTCGTCGTCGTCGACGACAGCGGGCACGGAGTGCTGACCCACCTCGGTATCGACACGGTGCAGCTCAACGGCGAGGGGTTCGAGCTCCTGGTGAACAAGGGCGACACCGTGGTCCGCGGCCAGGGTGTGGTGCGCTGGGACCCGGCCGGGGTCGAGGCCGCGGGCAAGTCGCCGATCTGCCCGATCGTGGCCCTGGAGGCCACGGCCGAGGCGCTCGCCGAACTGCGTGAGGACGGCGACGTGAAGGCGGGCGAGAGTCTCTTCCTCTGGAAGTGA
- a CDS encoding acetoacetate--CoA ligase, which produces MSTVTPQPLWQPDPQRVAQARITRFQTWASDHHDAPADGGYPALHRWSVNEPETFWKAVTEWFDVRFSTPYAHVLADRVMPGAQWFPGATLNYAEHALRAAATRADEPALLHVDETHETVPVTWGELRRQVGSLAAELRALGVRPGDRVSGYLPNIPQAVVALLATAAVGGVWTSCAPDFGARSVLDRFQQVEPVVLFTVDGYRYGGKEHDRRDTVAELRRELPTLRAVVHIPLLGTEAPEGALDWGTLTGADTEPVYEQVPFDHPLWVLYSSGTTGLPKAIVQSQGGILVEHLKQLGLHCDLGPEDRFFWYTSTGWMMWNFLVSGLLTGTTIVLYDGSPGFPATDAQWRIAERTGATLFGTSAAYVMACRKADVHPARDLDLSRVQCVATTGSPLPPDGFRWLHDEFAESGADLWIASVSGGTDVCSCFAGAVPTLPVYIGELQAPGLGTDLQAWDPQGNPLTDEVGELVVTNPMPSMPIRFWNDPDGSRYHDSYFDTYPGVWRHGDWITLTSRGSVVIHGRSDSTLNRQGVRMGSADIYEAVERLPEIRESLVIGIEQPDGGYWMPLFVHLAPGATLDEPLLDRIKRTIREQLSPRHVPDEVIEVPGIPHTLTGKRIEVPVKRLLQGTPLDKAVNPGSIDNLDLLHFYEDLARKRS; this is translated from the coding sequence ACGTCCGCTTCTCGACCCCCTACGCGCACGTACTGGCCGACCGCGTGATGCCCGGAGCCCAGTGGTTCCCCGGCGCCACCCTCAACTACGCCGAGCACGCCCTGCGCGCCGCGGCCACCCGCGCGGACGAACCGGCCCTCCTCCACGTCGACGAGACCCACGAGACCGTCCCCGTCACCTGGGGCGAGCTGCGCCGCCAGGTCGGCTCGCTCGCCGCCGAACTGCGGGCCCTCGGCGTCCGCCCCGGGGACCGCGTCAGCGGCTACCTCCCGAACATCCCCCAGGCCGTGGTCGCCCTCCTCGCCACCGCGGCCGTCGGCGGTGTCTGGACCTCCTGCGCCCCCGACTTCGGCGCCCGCAGTGTCCTGGACCGCTTCCAGCAGGTCGAGCCCGTCGTCCTGTTCACCGTCGACGGCTACCGCTACGGCGGCAAGGAACACGACCGCCGCGACACCGTCGCCGAACTCCGCCGCGAACTGCCCACCCTGCGCGCCGTGGTCCACATCCCGCTCCTCGGCACCGAGGCCCCCGAGGGAGCGCTCGACTGGGGCACCCTGACGGGCGCGGACACGGAACCCGTCTACGAACAGGTGCCCTTCGACCACCCCCTGTGGGTGCTGTACTCCTCCGGCACCACCGGCCTGCCCAAGGCCATCGTCCAGTCCCAGGGCGGCATCCTGGTCGAACACCTCAAACAGCTCGGGCTGCACTGCGACCTCGGCCCCGAGGACCGCTTCTTCTGGTACACGTCGACCGGCTGGATGATGTGGAACTTCCTCGTCTCCGGCCTGCTCACCGGGACGACGATCGTCCTCTACGACGGCAGCCCCGGATTCCCGGCGACGGACGCCCAGTGGCGCATCGCCGAACGCACCGGCGCCACCCTCTTCGGCACCTCCGCCGCCTACGTCATGGCCTGCCGCAAGGCCGACGTCCACCCGGCCCGCGACCTGGACCTCTCCCGCGTCCAGTGCGTCGCCACCACCGGCTCCCCGCTCCCGCCTGACGGCTTCCGCTGGCTGCACGACGAGTTCGCCGAGAGCGGCGCGGACCTGTGGATCGCCTCCGTCAGCGGCGGCACCGACGTGTGCTCCTGCTTCGCGGGCGCGGTCCCCACCCTTCCCGTGTACATCGGCGAACTCCAGGCCCCGGGCCTGGGCACCGACCTCCAGGCCTGGGACCCCCAGGGCAACCCCCTCACCGACGAGGTCGGCGAGCTGGTCGTCACCAACCCCATGCCGTCGATGCCGATCCGCTTCTGGAACGACCCCGACGGCAGCCGCTACCACGACAGCTACTTCGACACCTACCCCGGCGTCTGGCGGCACGGGGACTGGATCACCCTCACCTCACGCGGCTCCGTCGTCATCCACGGCCGCTCCGACTCGACCCTCAACCGGCAGGGCGTCCGCATGGGCTCCGCCGACATCTACGAAGCCGTCGAACGACTCCCCGAGATCAGGGAATCCCTCGTCATCGGCATCGAACAGCCGGACGGCGGCTACTGGATGCCCCTGTTCGTGCACCTCGCCCCAGGAGCCACCCTCGACGAGCCCCTGCTCGACCGCATCAAACGGACCATCCGCGAACAGCTCTCCCCGCGCCACGTCCCCGACGAGGTCATCGAGGTACCCGGCATCCCGCACACGCTGACCGGCAAACGCATCGAGGTACCGGTCAAGCGCCTCCTCCAGGGCACCCCCCTGGACAAGGCCGTCAACCCCGGCTCCATCGACAACCTCGACCTGCTCCACTTCTACGAGGACCTGGCCCGCAAACGCTCCTGA